The following coding sequences are from one Nicotiana tabacum cultivar K326 chromosome 1, ASM71507v2, whole genome shotgun sequence window:
- the LOC142162403 gene encoding uncharacterized protein LOC142162403 — protein MRFDPSTIKFNALYEFHQERGHKIEDCIALRQEVANMLRQGHLKELPSDKGRNNFGRGREHQDPLKPPSPARTINMIIGSSSDASINCIKYTTTHKLKQSITHKRYDGLEESIIFDESDTDSLNFPHNDALAITLCILDIDVKRIMVDDGSEACIIHP, from the coding sequence ATGAGGTTCGATCCAAGCACCATAAAGTTCAATGCACTCTACGAGTTCCACCAGGAGCGCGGAcacaaaatagaagattgcatCGCCCTTAGGCAAGAAGTTGCAAACATGTTGCGGCAAGGACATCTCAAAGAGCTGCCGAGCGACAAGGGGAGAAATAACTTCGGTAGAGGACGTGAACACCAAGACCCGCTGAAGCCTCCGTCACCAGCTCGTactatcaacatgatcatcggttcCAGCAGTGACGCCTCCATCAACTGCATTAAATACACCACCACTCACAAACTCAAACAATCTATCACGCACAAAAGGTATGACGGActtgaagaaagtatcatcttcgacgaGTCAGATACCGACAGTTTGAATTTCCCTCATAATGATGCTCTCGCCATTACTTTGTGCATTTTAGATATTGACGTCAAACGTATCATGGTAGACGATGGAAGTGAAGCGTGCATTATCCATCCTTGA